A genomic stretch from Synergistaceae bacterium includes:
- a CDS encoding V-type ATP synthase subunit F — translation MADSRPMAAVGSYEMALPFQAVGIRSVVLTPETRGTFEATLEQLAREDYAVVFIQEDLFVEFTGKVEEINDKYHTSVLPVPGPSGATGAGLASIRGSVEKAVGMDIFAER, via the coding sequence ATGGCAGATAGCAGGCCGATGGCGGCTGTAGGAAGCTACGAGATGGCGTTACCCTTCCAAGCTGTGGGCATTCGTAGCGTAGTGCTTACCCCCGAGACGCGGGGAACGTTCGAGGCTACGCTTGAGCAGCTGGCGCGTGAAGATTACGCAGTCGTGTTCATACAGGAAGATCTGTTCGTGGAGTTCACGGGCAAGGTCGAAGAGATTAATGACAAGTATCATACGAGCGTCCTGCCTGTGCCCGGCCCTTCGGGAGCAACGGGAGCAGGTTTAGCCTCAATCAGGGGCAGTGTGGAAAAGGCCGTAGGTATGGATATTTTTGCGGAACGGTAA